The Populus trichocarpa isolate Nisqually-1 chromosome 2, P.trichocarpa_v4.1, whole genome shotgun sequence genome has a window encoding:
- the LOC7474574 gene encoding cyclin-B2-4 isoform X1, with translation MAGSDENYPGVIGPGNVQGVLRGGVGKFPVATGTNRRALSNINRNIIGGPPYPCAVNKRGLSEREGICIKNPPIPVHRPITRKFAAQLANKQQQQYKPEEIKKPVLSEPISSEPEDCNIIDVEDYKSSNDFAVPMYVQHTEAMLEEIDRMDEVEMEDVEEEPIMDIDGCDKKNPLAVVEYVDDLYNFYKKAEISGFVASNYMEQQFDINERMRGILIDWLIEVHYKFELMEETLYLTVNLIDRFLAVQPVARKKLQLVGVTAMLLACKYEEVSVPVVEDLILISDKAYSRKEVLDMEKLMVNTLQFNLSVPTPYVFMRRFLKASQCDTKQLELLSFFIVELCLVEYDMLKFPPSLLAAAAIYTAQCTLSGTKQWSKTNEYYTSYSEEQLRECSRLMVNFHRNSGTGKLTGVHRKYSTSKFGYAVKNEPANFLLEAQF, from the exons ATGGCTGGATCCGATGAGAACTACCCGGGTGTGATCGGACCCGGAAATGTTCAAG GGGTTTTACGTGGCGGAGTAGGGAAGTTTCCGGTGGCGACAGGAACTAATCGCCGGGCGCTGAGCAACATTAATCGGAACATCATTGGAGGTCCACCGTACCCCTGTGCTGTCAACAAAAGAGGGTTATCGGA AAGAGAAGGTATTTGTATTAAGAACCCACCAATTCCAGTGCATCGACCTATCACTAG GAAGTTCGCTGCCCAGCTTGCTAACAAGCAGCAGCAACAATATAAACCAGAG gaaataaaaaaaccagttCTGTCGGAACCAATTTCTAGTGAGCCAGAAGATTGTAACATCATAGATGTGGAGGACTACAAGAGCAGTAATGACTTTGCTGTGCCAATGTATGTGCAACATACAGAGGCAATGTTGGAGGAGATTGACCGGATG GATGAAGTTGAAATGGAAGATGTTGAAGAAGAGCCGATCATGGACATAGACGGCTGTGACAAGAAGAATCCACTTGCTGTAGTTGAATACGTTGATGATTTATACAATTTCTACAAGAAAGCAGAG ATATCTGGCTTTGTCGCATCAAACTACATGGAACAGCAATTTGACATCAACGAGAGAATGAGAGGCATTCTCATTGATTGGTTGATTGAG GTGCACTACAAGTTTGAATTGATGGAGGAGACCTTATACCTTACTGTCAATCTCATCGATAGATTTCTAGCAGTCCAGCCCGTAGCGAGAAAGAAACTCCAGCTCGTTGGAGTGACAGCCATGCTACTTGCATGCAAATATGAAGAAGTATCTGTTCCAGTTGTTGAGGATCTCATTCTGATTTCTGATAAAGCATACAGCAGAAAAGAAGTGCTTGACATg GAGAAGCTCATGGTGAACACCTTACAATTTAATCTATCTGTTCCCACTCCATATGTTTTTATGAGGAGATTCCTAAAGGCTTCACAATGCGACACGAAG caGCTTGAACTTCTGTCATTCTTCATTGTTGAGCTCTGCCTCGTTGAATATGACATGCTCAAGTTTCCACCTTCATTGTTAGCTGCTGCTGCAATATATACTGCTCAATGTACTCTTAGTGGAACAAAGCAATGGAGCAAGACTAATGAGTATTATACTAGCTACTCAGAAGAGCAGCTCAG GGAATGTTCAAGGCTTATGGTTAATTTTCATAGGAATTCTGGAACAGGGAAGCTAACAGGCGTACATCGGAAGTATAGCACCTCTAAATTTGGTTATGCTGTGAAGAACGAGCCTGCTAACTTTTTACTGGAAGCTCAATTTTAG
- the LOC7474574 gene encoding cyclin-B2-4 isoform X2 encodes MAGSDENYPGVIGPGNVQGVLRGGVGKFPVATGTNRRALSNINRNIIGGPPYPCAVNKRGLSEREGICIKNPPIPVHRPITRKFAAQLANKQQQQYKPEEIKKPVLSEPISSEPEDCNIIDVEDYKSSNDFAVPMYVQHTEAMLEEIDRMDEVEMEDVEEEPIMDIDGCDKKNPLAVVEYVDDLYNFYKKAEISGFVASNYMEQQFDINERMRGILIDWLIEVHYKFELMEETLYLTVNLIDRFLAVQPVARKKLQLVGVTAMLLACKYEEVSVPVVEDLILISDKAYSRKEVLDMEKLMVNTLQFNLSVPTPYVFMRRFLKASQCDTKLELLSFFIVELCLVEYDMLKFPPSLLAAAAIYTAQCTLSGTKQWSKTNEYYTSYSEEQLRECSRLMVNFHRNSGTGKLTGVHRKYSTSKFGYAVKNEPANFLLEAQF; translated from the exons ATGGCTGGATCCGATGAGAACTACCCGGGTGTGATCGGACCCGGAAATGTTCAAG GGGTTTTACGTGGCGGAGTAGGGAAGTTTCCGGTGGCGACAGGAACTAATCGCCGGGCGCTGAGCAACATTAATCGGAACATCATTGGAGGTCCACCGTACCCCTGTGCTGTCAACAAAAGAGGGTTATCGGA AAGAGAAGGTATTTGTATTAAGAACCCACCAATTCCAGTGCATCGACCTATCACTAG GAAGTTCGCTGCCCAGCTTGCTAACAAGCAGCAGCAACAATATAAACCAGAG gaaataaaaaaaccagttCTGTCGGAACCAATTTCTAGTGAGCCAGAAGATTGTAACATCATAGATGTGGAGGACTACAAGAGCAGTAATGACTTTGCTGTGCCAATGTATGTGCAACATACAGAGGCAATGTTGGAGGAGATTGACCGGATG GATGAAGTTGAAATGGAAGATGTTGAAGAAGAGCCGATCATGGACATAGACGGCTGTGACAAGAAGAATCCACTTGCTGTAGTTGAATACGTTGATGATTTATACAATTTCTACAAGAAAGCAGAG ATATCTGGCTTTGTCGCATCAAACTACATGGAACAGCAATTTGACATCAACGAGAGAATGAGAGGCATTCTCATTGATTGGTTGATTGAG GTGCACTACAAGTTTGAATTGATGGAGGAGACCTTATACCTTACTGTCAATCTCATCGATAGATTTCTAGCAGTCCAGCCCGTAGCGAGAAAGAAACTCCAGCTCGTTGGAGTGACAGCCATGCTACTTGCATGCAAATATGAAGAAGTATCTGTTCCAGTTGTTGAGGATCTCATTCTGATTTCTGATAAAGCATACAGCAGAAAAGAAGTGCTTGACATg GAGAAGCTCATGGTGAACACCTTACAATTTAATCTATCTGTTCCCACTCCATATGTTTTTATGAGGAGATTCCTAAAGGCTTCACAATGCGACACGAAG CTTGAACTTCTGTCATTCTTCATTGTTGAGCTCTGCCTCGTTGAATATGACATGCTCAAGTTTCCACCTTCATTGTTAGCTGCTGCTGCAATATATACTGCTCAATGTACTCTTAGTGGAACAAAGCAATGGAGCAAGACTAATGAGTATTATACTAGCTACTCAGAAGAGCAGCTCAG GGAATGTTCAAGGCTTATGGTTAATTTTCATAGGAATTCTGGAACAGGGAAGCTAACAGGCGTACATCGGAAGTATAGCACCTCTAAATTTGGTTATGCTGTGAAGAACGAGCCTGCTAACTTTTTACTGGAAGCTCAATTTTAG
- the LOC7474574 gene encoding cyclin-B2-4 isoform X3, giving the protein MAGSDENYPGVIGPGNVQGVLRGGVGKFPVATGTNRRALSNINRNIIGGPPYPCAVNKRGLSEEGICIKNPPIPVHRPITRKFAAQLANKQQQQYKPEEIKKPVLSEPISSEPEDCNIIDVEDYKSSNDFAVPMYVQHTEAMLEEIDRMDEVEMEDVEEEPIMDIDGCDKKNPLAVVEYVDDLYNFYKKAEISGFVASNYMEQQFDINERMRGILIDWLIEVHYKFELMEETLYLTVNLIDRFLAVQPVARKKLQLVGVTAMLLACKYEEVSVPVVEDLILISDKAYSRKEVLDMEKLMVNTLQFNLSVPTPYVFMRRFLKASQCDTKQLELLSFFIVELCLVEYDMLKFPPSLLAAAAIYTAQCTLSGTKQWSKTNEYYTSYSEEQLRECSRLMVNFHRNSGTGKLTGVHRKYSTSKFGYAVKNEPANFLLEAQF; this is encoded by the exons ATGGCTGGATCCGATGAGAACTACCCGGGTGTGATCGGACCCGGAAATGTTCAAG GGGTTTTACGTGGCGGAGTAGGGAAGTTTCCGGTGGCGACAGGAACTAATCGCCGGGCGCTGAGCAACATTAATCGGAACATCATTGGAGGTCCACCGTACCCCTGTGCTGTCAACAAAAGAGGGTTATCGGA AGAAGGTATTTGTATTAAGAACCCACCAATTCCAGTGCATCGACCTATCACTAG GAAGTTCGCTGCCCAGCTTGCTAACAAGCAGCAGCAACAATATAAACCAGAG gaaataaaaaaaccagttCTGTCGGAACCAATTTCTAGTGAGCCAGAAGATTGTAACATCATAGATGTGGAGGACTACAAGAGCAGTAATGACTTTGCTGTGCCAATGTATGTGCAACATACAGAGGCAATGTTGGAGGAGATTGACCGGATG GATGAAGTTGAAATGGAAGATGTTGAAGAAGAGCCGATCATGGACATAGACGGCTGTGACAAGAAGAATCCACTTGCTGTAGTTGAATACGTTGATGATTTATACAATTTCTACAAGAAAGCAGAG ATATCTGGCTTTGTCGCATCAAACTACATGGAACAGCAATTTGACATCAACGAGAGAATGAGAGGCATTCTCATTGATTGGTTGATTGAG GTGCACTACAAGTTTGAATTGATGGAGGAGACCTTATACCTTACTGTCAATCTCATCGATAGATTTCTAGCAGTCCAGCCCGTAGCGAGAAAGAAACTCCAGCTCGTTGGAGTGACAGCCATGCTACTTGCATGCAAATATGAAGAAGTATCTGTTCCAGTTGTTGAGGATCTCATTCTGATTTCTGATAAAGCATACAGCAGAAAAGAAGTGCTTGACATg GAGAAGCTCATGGTGAACACCTTACAATTTAATCTATCTGTTCCCACTCCATATGTTTTTATGAGGAGATTCCTAAAGGCTTCACAATGCGACACGAAG caGCTTGAACTTCTGTCATTCTTCATTGTTGAGCTCTGCCTCGTTGAATATGACATGCTCAAGTTTCCACCTTCATTGTTAGCTGCTGCTGCAATATATACTGCTCAATGTACTCTTAGTGGAACAAAGCAATGGAGCAAGACTAATGAGTATTATACTAGCTACTCAGAAGAGCAGCTCAG GGAATGTTCAAGGCTTATGGTTAATTTTCATAGGAATTCTGGAACAGGGAAGCTAACAGGCGTACATCGGAAGTATAGCACCTCTAAATTTGGTTATGCTGTGAAGAACGAGCCTGCTAACTTTTTACTGGAAGCTCAATTTTAG
- the LOC7474574 gene encoding G2/mitotic-specific cyclin-2 isoform X4, whose product MAGSDENYPGVIGPGNVQGVLRGGVGKFPVATGTNRRALSNINRNIIGGPPYPCAVNKRGLSEKFAAQLANKQQQQYKPEEIKKPVLSEPISSEPEDCNIIDVEDYKSSNDFAVPMYVQHTEAMLEEIDRMDEVEMEDVEEEPIMDIDGCDKKNPLAVVEYVDDLYNFYKKAEISGFVASNYMEQQFDINERMRGILIDWLIEVHYKFELMEETLYLTVNLIDRFLAVQPVARKKLQLVGVTAMLLACKYEEVSVPVVEDLILISDKAYSRKEVLDMEKLMVNTLQFNLSVPTPYVFMRRFLKASQCDTKQLELLSFFIVELCLVEYDMLKFPPSLLAAAAIYTAQCTLSGTKQWSKTNEYYTSYSEEQLRECSRLMVNFHRNSGTGKLTGVHRKYSTSKFGYAVKNEPANFLLEAQF is encoded by the exons ATGGCTGGATCCGATGAGAACTACCCGGGTGTGATCGGACCCGGAAATGTTCAAG GGGTTTTACGTGGCGGAGTAGGGAAGTTTCCGGTGGCGACAGGAACTAATCGCCGGGCGCTGAGCAACATTAATCGGAACATCATTGGAGGTCCACCGTACCCCTGTGCTGTCAACAAAAGAGGGTTATCGGA GAAGTTCGCTGCCCAGCTTGCTAACAAGCAGCAGCAACAATATAAACCAGAG gaaataaaaaaaccagttCTGTCGGAACCAATTTCTAGTGAGCCAGAAGATTGTAACATCATAGATGTGGAGGACTACAAGAGCAGTAATGACTTTGCTGTGCCAATGTATGTGCAACATACAGAGGCAATGTTGGAGGAGATTGACCGGATG GATGAAGTTGAAATGGAAGATGTTGAAGAAGAGCCGATCATGGACATAGACGGCTGTGACAAGAAGAATCCACTTGCTGTAGTTGAATACGTTGATGATTTATACAATTTCTACAAGAAAGCAGAG ATATCTGGCTTTGTCGCATCAAACTACATGGAACAGCAATTTGACATCAACGAGAGAATGAGAGGCATTCTCATTGATTGGTTGATTGAG GTGCACTACAAGTTTGAATTGATGGAGGAGACCTTATACCTTACTGTCAATCTCATCGATAGATTTCTAGCAGTCCAGCCCGTAGCGAGAAAGAAACTCCAGCTCGTTGGAGTGACAGCCATGCTACTTGCATGCAAATATGAAGAAGTATCTGTTCCAGTTGTTGAGGATCTCATTCTGATTTCTGATAAAGCATACAGCAGAAAAGAAGTGCTTGACATg GAGAAGCTCATGGTGAACACCTTACAATTTAATCTATCTGTTCCCACTCCATATGTTTTTATGAGGAGATTCCTAAAGGCTTCACAATGCGACACGAAG caGCTTGAACTTCTGTCATTCTTCATTGTTGAGCTCTGCCTCGTTGAATATGACATGCTCAAGTTTCCACCTTCATTGTTAGCTGCTGCTGCAATATATACTGCTCAATGTACTCTTAGTGGAACAAAGCAATGGAGCAAGACTAATGAGTATTATACTAGCTACTCAGAAGAGCAGCTCAG GGAATGTTCAAGGCTTATGGTTAATTTTCATAGGAATTCTGGAACAGGGAAGCTAACAGGCGTACATCGGAAGTATAGCACCTCTAAATTTGGTTATGCTGTGAAGAACGAGCCTGCTAACTTTTTACTGGAAGCTCAATTTTAG